In Acaryochloris sp. CCMEE 5410, one DNA window encodes the following:
- a CDS encoding YlqD family protein, with the protein MLTQDRPTQPKPELWVQTPSSNQLLLKRLILVKAIVTPLWKDEARQQLQAQTHQLDEQLTQLDTQVQQMVGELSQHTIQTAAAENGTIAQTQTQIQDIQTQADERKRELLEQKSQVLEQLKEVQHLELGEEVDQGQVDNFFYAKQGDHLVRKMQVEVLLRDGVIEEIRGEL; encoded by the coding sequence ATGCTTACCCAAGACCGCCCCACTCAGCCCAAACCAGAACTGTGGGTCCAGACTCCATCATCCAATCAACTTCTTCTCAAACGCCTCATCCTGGTCAAGGCTATCGTCACCCCCCTCTGGAAAGACGAAGCCCGTCAGCAGCTCCAGGCACAAACCCATCAATTAGATGAACAGCTAACCCAACTGGATACCCAAGTCCAACAAATGGTCGGGGAACTGAGTCAACACACCATCCAAACCGCTGCGGCAGAGAACGGCACCATAGCCCAGACCCAAACACAGATCCAGGATATCCAGACTCAGGCCGATGAGCGAAAACGTGAACTGCTGGAGCAAAAGAGCCAGGTCTTGGAGCAACTGAAGGAGGTCCAGCACTTGGAGCTGGGTGAGGAAGTTGACCAGGGCCAGGTCGATAACTTCTTTTATGCCAAGCAAGGTGACCATCTGGTTCGCAAGATGCAGGTCGAGGTTCTGCTGCGGGATGGCGTGATCGAAGAAATCCGGGGCGAATTGTAG